gatagCCTTCAACATTTCATTCAGATATCATTTTGTAAACAAATCACACATCTATTTAAAAACCTTAAGTCAAATGACGGTACTTAAAAGTGCGAAACTTGAAACTGAGATTTTTATGTCAAATATGTAATAACTTTTAGTAATGTACCTTTTTCATCTAACATTTCACAATATGTATCTTTTTCATCTAACATTTCAAATAACCAATTCACATTTTCTTATATTCCTTGAATTGCCGCCTTAAAAAAGctcttttattacaatatcaataaaaacatgGTTATACAGCGATACCCTGTCCAGGCCCCAGACAGGGCATGATCCCCAGGATCCGCCCTTGACCAGACATCgccatttattattacaaagtcAAACTTATCtgagaatatatatatgaaatttatttagacTCAATACGACggtaagaatattaaaaacactaACTTTACATCGAAAATTGGTCGCacacaaattaaatttcacttaaattttgtaatttcatAACGATTTGTGTcttgttaatttttcaatatgaGTAAAGTTATACTTAGCCCCAATATTATATAAGCCGTGACTGatttatatagaaaagttTAATGTCTAgttattctattaaaatataaagaaccATCCACTATTGACGTTTATAGctgaacataattaattaatttagtttttttatataccatAAATCTATTTTCCTctagtataatttttatacactTTGGTGTCTGGGAATCAACTCATATTGTACGTTAGAATTGCTTAGCGTAAATAAATTAGGCTCAAATGTTGTAACCCTATACATACAACTTTTTAAAGTGAATTCTCGCAACAAAACAGCGAGCATAATTTTTACATGAAGCCGCGCGTACTTTGCACCTGAAACAAAAGTTTCGTGTTATGCCTTTTTATTCATGTGTTAATAGTTTGACAATTAACATCAAAATGTcaattatttagtattgtctgttattgacataacttttacacatagAGAAACACTTTTTTTACCGTATTGATGTTAtgttttactataaatttaaaactatgtaaaataattaattcggtttaatttaaaattattctacataattttaaatttaaccgacgtttcgcgtgctttacagcgtgcgtggtcacggtgactgaagacaaaaggtgttaaatgtcaaaaagtatcacagctgtagaaaaagttgtattatctgtatttatttccccggagttggtatcgactaaaagggttttggcagaaatagttcacggtgtcctctattttcgcggattgtttatcttgagattttaatttggatattattgtatcccaggtgtttgacaattttaggccgtcttctctattgaaattggggtgtttacTGATTtaaatggcttcgcgtacgaatcttgggaagaatcttatttctttcgcaagtactttcggttggacaaagcgtatgtagtgattgGGCCTATCTAGTgtgtgttcacagactgctgtTTTGTGTatcgtctatgtcttatgtccgcaatgtgttctttgagtctgctgaacatattgcgtttagttatatttgtaatagaaCTGCAGACAAACACACGTTGATATTTGGACATGATACATGCGTTTCCCTTACGCTGTTTTCCTTTGCCGTAGGAACAAATGTTccttgcgcacatagaaaaatctATGGTGTAAAGTTTTACACACAACCACAAGAATCGCGCGCTTTATCTCTAGGCACAACACACATCCTGGATTATATTGTCACattctatattataaatgtaatcaCTTTTTTTGAATTGTTCTTTTTCACTGCTAATTAAATCTGTTCAtgacaataataacaaaattatatttcattacaaagatattttataataaatttataaaaatagttagaTAAATTCTTAGTGAATTGTTCAATGTGGTTAGCAAGGGAGGGAATTCCATGCGGTCAATTTCGCCGACATCAGctaataacttaaattttagAAGATACTATTACGACGCTTTCTTGGTGAAaactgtttaaattaaatgagaCGTACATATTAGTAACCTGTTCCATAAACGCAGATTAGCCAGTGTAACTTTTGTCTTTATCACCTTGTAATGTTGTCGTGTCAccttttatttactaaagaaGGCTAAAAGCACATTTATCATTGAGACcgttagtattttatatcgaTAAATAAGTTCATTGAAATACTTACCGATACAAATACGGTTTCCTCCACTGAATGGCAAATAagtatactttttaatttcattaatgttgTCCGAAGAAAACCTTTCTGGGTCGAATATGTCTGGCTCCTCGAAATACTTGGCATCCATATGCAACGCGTATATCGGGATAATGACATAAATACCTCtgttaacttttaaatttgaaggcaaAATTGCATCTTCAGTTGCCATTCGTTGCATAGACCCAATCGGAGGATATTTCCTCAAAGCTTCACTGAGAACCATGTCTAGGTATTCCATAGATTCAACATTGTTGTAGTTAAGTTccttatatttatgaaatattccGTCAATTTCCTTATGAACCTTATGCAAAATGTGTTTGTTGTTTGCTAATTCCAATAATGTATAATCGACAGCACTTGCTGTCGTTTCGACGCCGGCCACAAAAAACGAAAATGCTTGGGAAGCCACAAACTGATcgatatttactttataaccTGATGCATCTTGAATCGATTCATCATTTTGTATTTCCATATACATATCTATATAGTCGTCCCTTTTTCCAGGCGTCTCTTGACGACATTTACTGACTTTTTGTATAACTTCCaatataagatttttgtaatcatcaaatatttttgtatttagaaCCTTAAGCAGTATTGGAAATTGGATGctaataatcatttttaatgaaaataaacatcGCTGAAAAAATGGGAGCGGTTTACAAAGCTCATTTACTATTGGCGATTGTAATGCATTTTTTGTTACAAAGTCTAATCCAAATATTGCTGATCCGATagcaacaaaattaaatttttcatatacaCTCTTATTTTTCTCGCAATGATAATTCTTTatataatcaattaaattgtCTGAACATTGGTATATTGAATGTGACATACTTTTCAACTTTTTATTAGTGAAAACTGGTGTAATTTTCTGTCTGACCAGCTTCCAGCGTTGATAATCATTCATGAAAAGTAAGTTATCTATCAAGTCTTCTTTATCATTAACATAATACCCACGGGAGTGAAAGCAGTGTGAATCTTTCAAAACAGCTCGAATATCTTCcaaatttttcaaaacaaGTACAGGTTTTGAATTGAAGAACATCCCAACATAGTCTTCATTTGGATACgcgttataaatatttctataaactTCTGGCAACGAACACTTTCCAAGTAAAAAGTCCCATGCAGCGTAGTTCACTTGCACCACATTTCTTATTttccaataatttttattaacattaaaatagtatataacAGTAACAAGAATACAAACGAAGAtggatataattaatatcattttGTAAGTTATATTCCCAATTAGTTCAAATTAGTACTGGATAGTTAACGTATACCACAACACCCGCTTTTTTAATTGTCAATCAAAACGTTTTATTGGGTTAATACTGTTCAGTATTTATAAACGTTTTGGAATAAgctaataatttgttttctaaGATActgaaacaatattaattgaaaatagaATCAACTCAAATACAGCATGTTTGGCTAAAAAATGTCATTAaacaattcttttgatggaATAAATAACGTTCaattagtattgtctttgattgacataacctttacacatttaaagaaaaaacttttttttataataatacataacttcaatccggtcaaaaagttttttctttaacgtTCAATTTATAACATCATTTAAAACTAATGGTTTCTTTATGCATTTAGGaaatattttgtctatttaagttacttttacatacatactatactcaattgaatttttttaacatatataaaatgtttgagATTTTCTTAACTTTAAAATCTAATGTTTGCACATTAATTAtctaacataaatataataaatgtctttACGGTTAGACTTTTAAAAACATCTTTACGTTTTGTGCTTTAGATTTCTTTCGTTATCATTTGTTGTTTGTTCTAAATGAAAGTTGACAGCTGTCGacttttaggtctaaggcaagctggttccctcacaatgttttccttcacattacaagtgttaaatacgcacatagatagaaagcCCATTGGTACACATACACATGAtggaacctacgatctcagtgatgagagtcgcatactcaagccactaggccaaatcTGCTCCATCCATTCCCATTTTaggtttacatttaaaaataatcaaagggTTGTTTATTTAGATTAACAAGACATACAGACTATGTAGTAATCTTATCTTACAAATACTACACAGTAGATCTGAATATCCATCCTTTTGCAATccaaaaagtaaattttgagATTGGTTTAAACCCCTCTCAAGGTTCCCGTAACCATCATTGAAGTGGCTAGTAATGTTTGTTGCAGGTTCATCAAACCTGGGGGATTAGAAGCGTGCCTAGGTTAACAATCCTCTGTGTCcattaaatatcatttttattttctagagCTGACTGTAAGACATcacttgttagcgataagaccGTTGTTACCAGTTAGCAACAAGAATTTTTATTCACCAAATAATGAAAGTTTAGTTTTCcatgtataaatgtaattaatatttacactaACGGAAATAGTTTCTACAATGTTAGTAATGACTAATTACACAcacgaataataattaatttctactccaaacttttaaatttgttttaattttctttttattattactatgtaggttgagtcgagcagtgttggcttagtggcttcagcgtgcgattgtcatccctgagatcgttgTTTcgaatacataaatacaaaatatacatataataatacgaatatttttacgcgtgcagccttgcgattctgtaactcacttttcgaactctcacagcggttttcgcatcggcagtcgcgctcaaatcagtcgtaaagcagtcattttacgatttggcattctgataaggagggagcttgcagtttattgtttatcagaatgccaaatcgtaaaatgactgcttagTGTATTTAGacgtatttttgaagtgaaactattttaggcgcatgagggtaacattttacggatgaaacgcaataataataatattacatataatatgttcagcgtttttgtcgaaaaaaagggagagagcgattgagaccgattgagagaaagtgagagaagggcgaattaccttatgacttatacaaattctatttttaaaattgaaatttcgtaaagagaatttatgaaatattagtattttatattttatgcaaaataatttattgaaatctcattCATTAATGTcaatcataaattaattaatttcgatTAAATCGTTTGTGACTTTAAAACCTAGCGTGAATGCATGTTTAAGAAAACGCGCAAggttttgaaacaaatatattttgtgagTCTCTTCAAAATGATTGTGTGATCTTTTCAGacttattagatttttttcaaataccaATAATCGTACCTCAAATAAATCTCATGGGTAACGATAATACCTCTGCGCTAAGTCATTAGATTTGCATCTTTATTTCATCATTGTCTAGGATTCTAAGAAGCACACCAAGAAACTGCTGGATTTTATCCATATCCAAATGATATCTGACTGAGCTCTTTTCAAAGTACTTATATGatacaagttaaaaaaaaaatagtacgcTGCGTTTCCATGaaaagataaattaatatacattcaaacaaaattatagatTTCCGAAGACATTTTCATGATAATATGCACTTttgatcaataaaaattaaagtaggTTAGAAATGAATTCTCCTTCGACTTAAAAACGTAATATCACATCAGCCTTGAGTATGAGTTAATATCGATTTGATTCTCGATAATCTAAAACCGTTTTGTcgaaatatttattgtgaaatattctttaaaaatatagtgtAGATGTATGCAAATATAATGGGGGCTAACGAATAAATTCTAGTGGTCTATTGATACAGGCAGATATTGGtagaatttataaagaaaaacagtttttgtGTTTCGATAAAACAGTTGAGactttttaaagtatataaaaatggttgTAAATTAGTTCGACACatcatttcaaattttaaatgattttaagtATAAATCACAAAATCTCCTAATGGGTTACGTTATATTTTGTACCTAGTTATATAACCCCGTGTGTCACCACCATaggataattatattttatataaagaaacacCATTGCAACATAGTAGTACAAAGAtcctttatatttcaatagccGAAATGCTGTTACATGATTCTACGAACCACTCTTAGTTCTTACTAAGTAACGTTTCCTTGTAGAGTGTGAGAACAATGTATCAGCAGAACGATCACGTAGGCCTTTAAGAataggatataaatataatattacacttgtaatatttagtattaaacgGACCTCAAATCGGACCGGTTGTActcattttaactttaagtttttaaaaaccctTTTTCGCGGACCCACTACTTGACTACCTTCTacgtttatattttgtacCTTCAGTAACTTTTACTTACTATTTCACCATTTATAACACCTGAGACCTTCAATTCATCGCATTTGTTTATAGAACATGGAACACATGAAAAGGAatctcatctgatgttaagtggtacCACCACCAGAGTTTACATCATTAAAAATCGTTTTAAGGTTTTAAtctaaacaacaaaaaaataaaacacacggttatataaattatttaattaattaaaattacatataatgatttttttaattatgattaaacaAACACTTCAATTCATCGCATTTGTTTATAGAACATGGAACACATGAAAAGGAatctcatctgatgttaagtggtacCACCACCAGAGTTTACATCATTAAAAATCGTTTTAAGGTTTTAAtctaaacaacaaaaaaataaaacacacggttatataaattatttaattaattaaaattacatataatgatttttttaattatgattaaacaaacacaaaccaacactatttaatgtaataattgaaataaatttttttttttattttttatgttttaaatactgGAGGCTGCAAggaatattgataaataattacaaagtttttattgtatttttcacATATTAGATAAATAAGGGTCtggtttatttttgtgttatatCAAGTGTTGACtcctattgttattatttacagcTACGCTTGCAATTCCTTATTAATTCCTGGAACATGCATtggaagaaatatttaaacaattctgTTATAATATCGACTTTTTATGTAAGAACAGTAATTTAATTCGacgtttttgacgtgataacgtctttaaaatcgtttaagtcgggtgacatgttcagaaacttgtgtcacaccaaaacctcacgagcgccatcgcaggtataacgagagagagacggaccgatctcccgtctcatctcgagcgctgccagtcattccgtgaatgtatgaagaaaaatgtatatcatagtcgaataagtaaacttgtcattttacacccgaaatttatcatcaaaagtgtgaataaaacgatagatgtaatttaaaatttgaaaaaattgttatcttcattaattccttacttcccaaaaacttatatcaccaataagacgttatcacgtaaacatctcgatcgtaaacctactttacaaacaaccaatatttttttcaaggaaagataatttttaatgaactattataaaaagatAGTTTCCAACATTTGATTCagatatcattttaaaaacaaatcacacatatatttaaaaacctaaagTCAAATGAAGGTACTTAAAAGTGCGAAACTTGAAACTGAGATTTTTATGTCAAAATTGTAATAACTTTTGGTAATGTACATGTCTTTTTCATCTAACATTTCAAACAACCAATTCACATTTTCTTATATTCCTTGAATTGCCGCCTTAAAAAagctattttattacaatatcaataaaaacatgGTTATACAGCGATACCCTGTCCAGGCCCCACAAGGGGTCATGATCCCCAGGATCCACCCTTGACCAGACATCGccatttataataacaaagtCAAACTTATCTGAGAATATATGAAACTTATTTAGGCTCAGTGGGACGGTAACAATTAATAACTTTACATAGAAAATCGATGGCACACAAACTGAATTATAcgtcaattttcttatttcatAACTTTTTATCTCTTATTAATTTGAGTAAAGgcatgccattttttttttacatagaaAAGTTGGATttctagttattttattaaaatataatgaaaataaaataaaatataaagaaccATCCACTATTGACGTTTATTAA
Above is a genomic segment from Pieris napi chromosome 7, ilPieNapi1.2, whole genome shotgun sequence containing:
- the LOC125051413 gene encoding cytochrome P450 6j1-like, giving the protein MILIISIFVCILVTVIYYFNVNKNYWKIRNVVQVNYAAWDFLLGKCSLPEVYRNIYNAYPNEDYVGMFFNSKPVLVLKNLEDIRAVLKDSHCFHSRGYYVNDKEDLIDNLLFMNDYQRWKLVRQKITPVFTNKKLKSMSHSIYQCSDNLIDYIKNYHCEKNKSVYEKFNFVAIGSAIFGLDFVTKNALQSPIVNELCKPLPFFQRCLFSLKMIISIQFPILLKVLNTKIFDDYKNLILEVIQKVSKCRQETPGKRDDYIDMYMEIQNDESIQDASGYKVNIDQFVASQAFSFFVAGVETTASAVDYTLLELANNKHILHKVHKEIDGIFHKYKELNYNNVESMEYLDMVLSEALRKYPPIGSMQRMATEDAILPSNLKVNRGIYVIIPIYALHMDAKYFEEPDIFDPERFSSDNINEIKKYTYLPFSGGNRICIGAKYARLHVKIMLAVLLREFTLKSCMYRVTTFEPNLFTLSNSNVQYELIPRHQSV